The following are from one region of the Nostoc cf. commune SO-36 genome:
- a CDS encoding DUF6335 family protein, whose amino-acid sequence MAEKNHNDEIQTNDLPQEITESYGTGVKELPGYNIGGRSMRAERQEYTETSPELTGGDVDAYWQDADAVGDEAVGGSTSTPGKNVTEELEAAVGLEMADSEFLHTNDILEDRDGDRWELDPKSSEDYQERGE is encoded by the coding sequence ATGGCAGAAAAAAATCATAATGACGAAATTCAAACCAATGATTTGCCACAGGAAATTACCGAATCCTACGGTACTGGTGTAAAAGAGTTGCCGGGATACAATATTGGTGGGCGTTCAATGAGAGCAGAGAGACAGGAGTATACAGAAACTAGTCCTGAACTCACTGGTGGAGATGTTGATGCTTATTGGCAAGATGCAGATGCAGTTGGGGATGAAGCTGTTGGTGGTAGTACTTCCACTCCCGGTAAAAATGTGACTGAGGAGCTAGAAGCAGCAGTAGGGCTAGAAATGGCTGATTCTGAGTTTCTCCATACCAATGATATTTTAGAGGATCGTGATGGCGATCGCTGGGAGTTAGATCCAAAGTCTTCTGAAGATTATCAAGAGCGGGGAGAATAA